A stretch of the Papaver somniferum cultivar HN1 chromosome 6, ASM357369v1, whole genome shotgun sequence genome encodes the following:
- the LOC113290840 gene encoding pyruvate kinase 2, cytosolic-like has translation MDYKVKIDNKCAYLVVHLFQVMLDTIVPELQVLNKSEKSIALKAESSVVLTPDQDKEATSDVFPINYDGLAKAVKKGDTIFLGQYLFTGSETTSVWLEICTLPGSGAADMYSNCKQRIYMYQTTSKLAGRQPAVDDEHMELVLWY, from the exons ATGGATTATAAAGTGAAAATTGATAATAAATGTGCATATCTTGTTGTTCACTTGTTTCAGGTTATGTTAGATACAATAGTCCCTGAATTGCAAGTTCTTAATAAAAGTGAAAAATCGATTGCACTGAAGGCTGAATCATCGGTTGTTTTGACTCCGGATCAAGATAAAGAAGCAACTTCAGATGTATTTCCAATCAATTATGATGGATTAGCAAAG GCAGTAAAGAAAGGAGACACCATCTTTCTAGGTCAATACCTGTTCACAGGAAGTGAAACTACATCAGTTTGGCTTGAG ATATGTACTTTACCTGGAAGCGgtgcagcagatatgtactcgaattgtaAGCAGCGGATATATATGTATCAAACGACATCAAAGTTGGCTGGGAGACAACCGGCCGTTGATGATGAGCATATGGAGTTGGTACTATGGTATTGA